From Candidatus Eremiobacteraceae bacterium, one genomic window encodes:
- a CDS encoding NUDIX domain-containing protein — protein sequence MVRVRVAALIVRDRHVLLARHVKHGRTSYLLPGGGIETSETAIAALTRELREEASAAITIGALRYVVEAIAPDGSKHLVQLVFEAKLASEVGPSTDSRVVACEWHDVAELRTLDIHPAIGPRLAADIESGNKAVDYVSAPWIV from the coding sequence ATGGTCCGCGTACGCGTTGCCGCGCTTATCGTTCGCGATCGCCACGTGCTCCTCGCGCGTCACGTCAAACATGGACGGACGTCGTATCTGCTTCCCGGCGGCGGCATCGAAACAAGCGAGACCGCCATCGCCGCGCTGACGCGGGAGTTGCGCGAGGAAGCGAGCGCCGCAATCACGATCGGCGCGTTGCGTTACGTCGTCGAGGCGATCGCGCCTGACGGCTCCAAGCATCTGGTGCAGCTCGTCTTCGAAGCAAAGCTTGCGAGCGAAGTCGGGCCCTCGACGGACTCGCGGGTCGTCGCGTGCGAATGGCACGACGTCGCCGAGCTGAGGACGCTCGACATCCACCCAGCCATCGGTCCGCGACTCGCCGCGGACATCGAGTCGGGTAATAAGGCGGTCGACTACGTCAGCGCGCCCTGGAT